One genomic segment of Suncus etruscus isolate mSunEtr1 chromosome 15, mSunEtr1.pri.cur, whole genome shotgun sequence includes these proteins:
- the AQP8 gene encoding aquaporin-8 isoform X2, with protein sequence MSGLPAATMCDSELGSDKVKEVGDVRMEHRWYESWYEKFVQPCLVELLGSALFIFIGCLSVIGNEASLGLLQPALAHGLALGLLIATLGNISGGHFNPAVSLTAMLIGGLNLMMLLPYWISQFCGGLIGAALAKAVTPEDRFWNASGAAFAIVQESSQVAGAVVAEIVLTTVLLLAVCMGAINEKTQGPLAPFSIGFSVTVDILAGGAVSGACMNPARAFGPAVVANYWNFHWIYWLGPFLASAFVGLLVRFFIGDAKIRLILKGE encoded by the exons ATGTCTGGCCTG CCAGCTGCCACGATGTGTGATTCTGAGTTGGGCAGTGACAAGGTGAAGGAGGTCGGTGATGTGAGGATGGAGCACCGCTGGTATGAGTCCTGGTATGAGAAGTTTGTGCAGCCGTGTCTGGTGGAACTTCTGGGCTCTGCCCTCTTCATCTTCATCGGATGTTTGTCTGTCATTGGGAATGAGGCAAGCTTGGGGCTGCTGCAGCCGGCACTGGCCCACGGGCTGGCTCTGGGCCTTCTCATCGCCACACTGGGTAACATCAG TGGTGGACACTTTAACCCTGCCGTGTCCCTGACGGCCATGCTAATTGGAGGCCTCAACCTGATGATGCTCCTTCCCTACTGGATCTCCCAATTCTGTGGGGGGCTAATTGGAGCTGCATTGGCCAAG GCAGTGACTCCTGAGGACAGGTTTTGGAATGCCTCTGGGGCAGCCTTTGCGATAGTCCAGGAGTCAAGCCAGGTGGCAGGGGCAGTGGTGGCAGAGATTGTCCtgaccactgttctattgctggCCGTCTGCATGGGCGCTATCAACGAGAAGACCCAGGGCCCACTGGCCCCATTCTCCATCGGCTTCTCCGTCACAGTGGATATCCTGGCAGG GGGTGCTGTGTCTGGAGCCTGCATGAATCCTGCCCGTGCCTTTGGACCTGCTGTGGTGGCCAACTACTGGAACTTCCACTGGATCTACTGGCTGGGCCCATTCCTAGCCAGCGCATTTGTAGGACTGCTTGTCAG gtttttcatTGGAGATGCAAAAATCCGCCTAATTCTAAAGGGAGAGTGA
- the ZKSCAN2 gene encoding zinc finger protein with KRAB and SCAN domains 2: protein MAAASVASRIDEPLEVGGCLLMKVDQEPQWAREPLLERSESCEAETFRKCFRQFSYEEVTGPHEAFSKLWELCCRWLKPETRSKEQILELLVIEQFLTILPKKIQAWAQRQCPESGEEAVALVICLEKETGRRRQQMRVNSPVHSEKQAPLGAAWEVVELLPEQVETQSRVVSLEEAENLHSEHQEQLNRKREHQRLPKNAQPSSWLPAPADEWSIIDQEVTTTCLPVGSQEPMKDVHMARTFSYKKSVHQLPPHRDLCHEIRKENIENIVSQGSTVSSPNKISRTEQRKEPWTIDLHSSNQRNILQSDYINEKSVHAIQIPARNAGKTWREPQQWGLEDEKIAGVHWSYEETKTFLAILKESRFYETLQACPRNSQVYGAVAEWLRDCGFLRTPEQCRTKFKSLQKSYRKVRNGHLLEPCAFFEDMDALLNPAAHASSSDKSKDILSLPRLKRIGISAKEQVSLVEEEEAAEESDSDEIGLEFIRKSEMRGPPVLFQNLSGVHWGYEETKTFLDILRETHFYEALQACHRKSKLYGAVAEQLRECGYLRTPEQCRTKFKSLQKSYRKVKNGHVLESCAFYKEMDALINSRTSIPSTNMPEEVPSPSSQEREEIEIESQESTGWELEETSQEAIVEDSGSERMSEEEIIQESEFQETVSLLQSPSDSEVESSIKQDATQVIYKEMESHRTFIEKSRRAVFQSTVPGKYKRGCISGRQWENLQGIRQGKLMPQPRDLGKPIVHQRPFMGKRPYRLLKYGDNFVRSARLMCRITHQKENPYKCSVCGKCFGRSRSLIRHQRIHTGEKPFKCLDCGKSFNDSSNFGAHQRIHTGEKPYRCGECGKSFSQSSSLIIHQRIHTGEKPYHCGECGKSFTNSSHFSAHRRVHTGENPYKCVDCEKSFNNCTRFREHQRMHTGEKPHGCVQCGKRFSKSSVLAKHQEVHMRDRFLPHPLPMYSPENLHKGKTDEFRKTF, encoded by the exons ATGGCTGCTGCCTCCGTGGCCTCGAGGATCGACGAGCCCCTGGAGGTGGGCGGATGCCTCCTCATGAAGGTGGATCAGGAACCCCAGTGGGCCCGGGAACCCCTGCTGGAACGCTCCGAGAGCTGCGAGGCCGAGACCTTTCGCAAATGCTTCCGACAGTTCAGTTACGAGGAGGTGACCGGCCCGCACGAAGCCTTCAGTAAACTCTGGGAACTTTGCTGCCGGTGGCTGAAGCCCGAAACTCGATCCAAGGAGCAGATCCTCGAGCTGCTGGTGATCGAACAGTTTCTCACCATATTACCCAAGAAGATCCAGGCCTGGGCGCAGAGGCAGTGTCCTGAAAGCGGAGAGGAGGCCGTGGCCCTTGTGATCTGTTTGGAGAAGGAGACGGGGAGACGAAGACAGCAGATGAGA GTTAACAGTCCTGTGCACTCAGAGAAACAAGCCCCACTTGGAGCAGCCTGGGAGGTGGTAGAACTTCTTCCAGAGCAAGTAGAAACCCAATCCAGAGTGGTGTCTCTGGAGGAAGCCGAAAACCTCCACTCCGAACACCAGGAGCAACTGAACCGAAAGAGAGAACATCAGCGCCTACCCAAGAATG CTCAGCCTTCTTCCTGGCTTCCTGCTCCAGCTGATGAATGGAGCATCATAGATCAAGAAGTAACAACTACATGTCTTCCTGTTGGATCCCAG GAACCTATGAAAGATGTTCATATGGCAAGAACTTTTTCTTACAAGAAGAGTGTGCATCAGCTTCCTCCTCACAGAGACTTGTGCCATGAGATTAGGAAGGAGAATATTGAGAATATAGTTTCCCAGG GAAGTACGGTGTCTTCACCTAATAAGATATCCCGGACAGAGCAAAGAAAGGAGCCATGGACCATAGATCTACATTCTTCTAATCAAAGAAATATCCTTCAAAGTGATTATATAAATGAAAAGTCAGTTCATGCTATTCAGATCCCTGCAAGGAATGCTGGGAAAACATGGCGAGAGCCACAACAGTGGGGTTTAGAAGATGAAAAAATAGCAGGAGTGCATTGGAGCTATGAGGAAACTAAAACATTTCTTGCAATTCTCAAAGAGTCACGCTTTTATGAAACACTTCAAGCTTGTCCCCGGAATAGCCAGGTATATGGTGCTGTAGCTGAATGGTTGCGAGACTGCGGCTTTCTCCGAACACCAGAGCAGTGTCGGACCAAGTTCAAAAGTCTACAGAAAAGTTATCGAAAAGTGAGAAATGGCCACTTGCTGGAACCTTGTGCCTTCTTTGAGGACATGGACGCTTTGTTGAACCCTGCAGCACATGCTTCATCCTCTGATAAATCAAAGGATATTTTATCTCTCCCTAGACTGAAGAGAATTGGTATCAGTGCTAAAGAACAGGTCAGTTTGGTGGAAGAGGAAGAAGCTGCAGAAGAGTCTGATAGTGATGAGATAGGCCTTGAATTTATCAGGAAGTCTGAGATGCGTGGTCCCCCGGTCTTATTTCAGAATCTGAGTG GTGTGCACTGGGGCTATGAGGAAACCAAGACTTTTCTTGATATTCTGCGTGAGACTCATTTTTATGAAGCGCTCCAAGCCTGTCATCGGAAGAGCAAATTATACGGGGCCGTGGCTGAACAACTGCGAGAATGTGGCTACCTCCGAACACCAGAACAGTGCCGGACAAAGTTCAAAAGCCTTCAGAAGAGTTACCGCAAAGTGAAAAATGGTCACGTACTAGAATCCTGTGCATTCTACAAGGAGATGGATGCCCTAATTAACTCTCGGACATCTATCCCTTCTACCAACATGCCAGAAGAAGTCCCATCACCCTCAAgtcaagaaagagaagaaattgagATTGAATCCCAGGAATCCACAGGCTGGGAACTGGAGGAAACTTCACAGGAGGCAATAGTAGAAGATTCTGGCAGTGAGAGAATGAGTGAGGAAGAAATTATCCAAGAATCAGAATTCCAGGAGACTGTAAGTCTGCTGCAAAGTCCAAGTG attctGAAGTTGAAAGTAGTATCAAGCAAGATGCAACACAGGTAATATATAAGGAAATGGAATCACATAGGACATTCATTGAAAAGTCTAGAAGGGCTGTTTTCCAGAGTACTGTTCCAGGTAAATATAAAAGGGGATGCATCTCAGGAAGACAATGGGAAAATCTTCAAGGAATCAGACAGGGAAAATTAATGCCTCAGCCTAGAGACTTAGGGAAACCTATAGTGCATCAAAGGCCTTTCATGGGGAAGAGACCTTACAGACTTCTCAAATATGGAGATAACTTTGTAAGGAGTGCTCGTCTTATGTGTCGGATTACCCACCAAAAGGAAAACCCTTATAAGTGTAGTGTCTGTGGGAAATGTTTTGGTAGAAGCAGGAGCTTAATCAGACACCAAAGAATCCACACGGGAGAAAAACCTTTCAAATGTCTGGACTGTGGGAAGAGCTTCAATGACTCTTCAAACTTTGGTGCCCACCAGAGAatacatacaggagagaaaccctaCAGATGTGGAGAATGTGGAAAAAGTTTTAGTCAGAGTTCAAGTCTTATTATACATCAGAGAATCcacactggagagaaaccttatcaTTGTGGAGAATGTGGGAAAAGCTTTACCAATAGTTCTCATTTCAGTGCCCACCGGAGGGTCCACACTGGTGAGAACCCCTACAAATGTGTTGATTGTGAAAAAAGTTTCAATAATTGCACACGATTTCGAGAACATCAGAGAAtgcatactggagagaaacctcaTGGATGTGTCCAGTGTGGCAAACGTTTCAGTAAGAGTTCTGTTCTTGCCAAACATCAGGAAGTTCATATGAGAGATAGGTTCCTGCCTCACCCTCTACCCATGTATTCCCCAGAAAACTTGCATAAGGGTAAAACTGATGAATTTAGGAAAACTTTTTGA
- the AQP8 gene encoding aquaporin-8 isoform X1 — protein sequence MCDSELGSDKVKEVGDVRMEHRWYESWYEKFVQPCLVELLGSALFIFIGCLSVIGNEASLGLLQPALAHGLALGLLIATLGNISGGHFNPAVSLTAMLIGGLNLMMLLPYWISQFCGGLIGAALAKAVTPEDRFWNASGAAFAIVQESSQVAGAVVAEIVLTTVLLLAVCMGAINEKTQGPLAPFSIGFSVTVDILAGGAVSGACMNPARAFGPAVVANYWNFHWIYWLGPFLASAFVGLLVRTAKMSLFRKRVGKQTGFSLEMQKSA from the exons ATGTGTGATTCTGAGTTGGGCAGTGACAAGGTGAAGGAGGTCGGTGATGTGAGGATGGAGCACCGCTGGTATGAGTCCTGGTATGAGAAGTTTGTGCAGCCGTGTCTGGTGGAACTTCTGGGCTCTGCCCTCTTCATCTTCATCGGATGTTTGTCTGTCATTGGGAATGAGGCAAGCTTGGGGCTGCTGCAGCCGGCACTGGCCCACGGGCTGGCTCTGGGCCTTCTCATCGCCACACTGGGTAACATCAG TGGTGGACACTTTAACCCTGCCGTGTCCCTGACGGCCATGCTAATTGGAGGCCTCAACCTGATGATGCTCCTTCCCTACTGGATCTCCCAATTCTGTGGGGGGCTAATTGGAGCTGCATTGGCCAAG GCAGTGACTCCTGAGGACAGGTTTTGGAATGCCTCTGGGGCAGCCTTTGCGATAGTCCAGGAGTCAAGCCAGGTGGCAGGGGCAGTGGTGGCAGAGATTGTCCtgaccactgttctattgctggCCGTCTGCATGGGCGCTATCAACGAGAAGACCCAGGGCCCACTGGCCCCATTCTCCATCGGCTTCTCCGTCACAGTGGATATCCTGGCAGG GGGTGCTGTGTCTGGAGCCTGCATGAATCCTGCCCGTGCCTTTGGACCTGCTGTGGTGGCCAACTACTGGAACTTCCACTGGATCTACTGGCTGGGCCCATTCCTAGCCAGCGCATTTGTAGGACTGCTTGTCAG AACGGCAAAGATGAGCCTCTTCAGGAAAAGGGTTGGAAAGCaaacag gtttttcatTGGAGATGCAAAAATCCGCCTAA